In Glandiceps talaboti chromosome 6, keGlaTala1.1, whole genome shotgun sequence, one DNA window encodes the following:
- the LOC144436792 gene encoding betaine--homocysteine S-methyltransferase 1-like, with product MDRRTFLFTMLKATVFFYVMLFPLLYAKSDSDYDFMATDDVQRLNYGVIFEKVAVIEASASSWSLTIAVPWLDIHEIVKVTSTFQHKQVCLLNITDAMCDEFSASIKTLNYRIKYKLKELRHYLNELDRLSSFKYGNKGFDNGYNSERKTRSILPIIGQISKTLFGTATTKDVSILARHISSVEQELANQRTGLRHFSADLSSVLKITNRRIDNLWSSVNNTFSTVEQLTLAVADIERLRLQTQRQDHSYHLSNDQFHRYMLLLNALDDRSRTLDVLIAKATERLIGMQTLLEGYLPPEFVSSKLLENSLQKLQDNFQKKYSQYHLCHETASYYHRQKGATFYRNGHNIYINIPVPLCRHSLIFDVFKPRGILERLDNGEVVVGDGGFVFALEKRGYVKAGPWTPEATVENPEAVLQLHREFLRAGSDVMQTFTFYGSDDKLENRGNIDTERMSGGAVNNYACLIAREVASEGGALVAGGVSQTPAYLSGKGKELTQVEFRKQMDVFISNDVDFVIAEYFEHVEEAEWAIEVCKESGKPVACSLCIGPDGDLHGVSTGECAVRMAQAGADIVGVNCHFGPTESLAAILKMRDALRETGLKPHLMIQPLGYRTPDASRQGFIDLPEFPFALEPRVCTRWEIQDYARQAYCMGVRYIGGCCGFEPYHIRAISEELAPERGFLPEGSKKHGQWGDGLRIHTKPWVRARARRSYWENLNPGSGRPYSASLSKPDSWGVTAGSRDLVQQSEKTTDEQLKPLFQHADEQNHQY from the exons ATGGACCGGAGAACATTTCTGTTTACAATGCTAAAGGCAACAGTCTTCTTCTATGTCATGCTTTTTCCATTATTATATGCAAAAAGTGACTCGGATTATGACTTCATGGCCACAGATGATGTACAACGTCTAAATTATGGTGTGATTTTCGAAAAGGTAGCAGTCATTGAAGCTTCTGCTAGCAGTTGGTCACTCACTATAGCGGTTCCATGGCTGGATATACACGAGATTGTGaaagttacatcaacatttCAGCATAAACAGGTGtgtcttttaaatattactGATGCTATGTGTGATGAATTCTCTGCTTCCATCAAGACGTTAAACTATCGCATAAAGTACAAGCTGAAAGAGTTACGTCATTACTTAAATGAACTAGATCGACTTTCATCATTCAAGTATGGAAATAAGGGATTTGATAATGGTTATAATTCAGAACGAAAGACCAGGTCAATTTTGCCAATAATTGGGCAAATTTCTAAAACTCTATTTGGAACAGCAACAACGAAAGATGTCTCGATTTTAGCACGTCATATTTCATCAGTTGAACAAGAACTAGCAAATCAACGTACAGGATTACGTCATTTTAGTGCTGACCTGAGTTCCGTACTCAAGATTACAAATCGACGAATTGACAATTTGTGGTCTTCTGTCAATAACACTTTTTCAACGGTAGAACAATTGACTCTTGCAGTAGCAGACATTGAACGACTCCGATTACAAACACAGCGACAGGACCATAGTTATCATCTTTCAAATGATCAATTTCATCGTTATATGTTACTTTTAAATGCTCTGGATGATAGATCACGTACATTGGATGTTTTAATAGCCAAGGCTACAGAACGTTTAATTGGTATGCAAACCTTGCTGGAAGGCTATTTACCACCAGAATTTGTCTCTTCCAAACTTTTAGAAAATTCACTGCAAAAGTTACAAGACAACTTTCAGaaaaaatattcacaatatCATTTGTGTCACGAAACCGCATCATATTATCACCGTCAAAAAGGAGCTACTTTTTATAGAAACGGccacaatatttacatcaatattCCAGTACCTTTATGTCGTCATTCATTGATTTTCGATGTATTTAAG CCCAGAGGGATCCTCGAACGCTTGGATAATGGTGAGGTTGTGGTCGGAGATGGTGGCTTTGTGTTTGCCTTAGAAAAGAGAGGGTATGTGAAAGCTGGTCCTTGGACACCTGAAGCAACTGTAGAGAACCCAGAAGCAG TTCTTCAACTGCATCGTGAGTTTTTACGTGCAGGCTCCGATGTTATGCAAACCTTCACCTTCTATGGCAGTGATGACAAGCTTGAAAACAGGGGTAACATCGACACCGAAAGAATGTCC GGTGGCGCTGTGAACAACTATGCATGCTTAATAGCCAGAGAAGTTGCATCAGAGGGAGGTGCTTTAGTGGCTGGAGGAGTGTCACAGACCCCTGCCTACCTGAGTGGCAAGGGAAAAGAACTTACACAGGTGGAATTCCGTAAACAAATGGACGTATTTATTTCTAATGATGTTGATTTCGTGATCGCTGAG tattttgagCATGTAGAAGAAGCTGAGTGGGCTATTGAAGTATGTAAGGAGTCAGGCAAACCAGTGGCTTGTTCACTATGTATTGGACCTGATGGAGATTTGCATGGTGTCTCAACTGGTGAATGTGCCGTCAGGATGGCCCAAGCTG GAGCTGATATTGTTGGAGTCAATTGTCATTTTGGCCCAACTGAAAGCTTAGCCGCTATCCTTAAAATGAGAGACGCTTTGCGTGAGACCGGTCTCAAACCTCACCTTATGATCCAACCATTGGGATACCGTACTCCCGACGCCAGTAGACAGGGTTTCATcgatctacctgagttcccattTG CTTTGGAACCACGTGTCTGCACCCGATGGGAAATTCAAGACTACGCGCGCCAGGCTTACTGCATGGGTGTCCGTTATATTGGTGGATGTTGTGGATTTGAACCTTATCACATTAGAGCCATCTCTGAAGAACTGGCACCAGAAAGAGGTTTCTTGCCCGAGGGTTCTAAGAAGCACGGTCAGTGGGGAGATGGTCTTAGAATACATACCAAACCATGGGTTAGAGCAAG AGCACGTCGCAGTTACTGGGAGAATCTGAACCCTGGCTCTGGTCGGCCATATTCTGCCAGTTTGTCCAAACCAGACAGCTGGGGAGTCACTGCTGGTAGTAGGGATCTAGTACAGCAGAGTGAGAAGACAACAGATGAGCAGCTAAAACCACTCTTCCAACACGCTGATGAGCAAAATCACCAATATTGA